Proteins co-encoded in one Melospiza melodia melodia isolate bMelMel2 chromosome 8, bMelMel2.pri, whole genome shotgun sequence genomic window:
- the CENPA gene encoding histone H3-like centromeric protein A: MPRPKPTPRRRGRSPAPPSPPQRARRRRPGQRALQEIRTYQRSTRLLLRPGPFARLVRELCLLFTRGVDYRWQSMALLALQEAAEAFMVRLLEDAYLCSLHARRVTLFPKDLQLARRLRGPEAGGI, encoded by the exons ATGCCCCGCCCCAAACCCACCCCCCGACGGCGCGGGCGTTCCCCAGCCCCCCCATCGCCCCCGCAGCGGGCACGCA GGCGCCGCCCAGGGCAGCGGGCATTGCAGGAGATCCGCACGTACCAGAGAAGCACCCGCCTGCTGCTGCGCCCCGGCCCCTTTGCCCGCCTG GTGCGGGAGCTCTGCCTGCTCTTCACCCGCGGCGTCGATTACCGCTGGCAGAGCATGGCCCTGCTGGCGCTGCAGGAG GCAGCAGAGGCCTTCATGGTGAGGCTGTTGGAAGACGCATACCTGTGCTCGCTGCACGCCCGCCGAGTCACCCTGTTCCCCAAGGATCTGCAGCTGGCCCGGCGCCTGCGAGGGCCTGAAGCGGGGGGCATCTGA